TTCCCAATGTCACCAACCAAAACTTCCGCACAGAGTTTGCCCGCATTGTGGCTATTATGCCGGAAGAATGGTTTATCCTCCGAAAGAGTAGAAAATTGAGGGATAAATATTGTTTTCGGCGTTTATGAAATTAGAATTTGAACCACATATCCCATTCAGGTTAATTTGGACTGAAAAGAGATCTTTTTGTTGAGCGATTAAAATATGAAGATAGCGGTTGACGCGATGGGTGGGGATTTCGCTCCTGAGGCGACGGTAGATGGTGCAATTCAGGCTGCAAGAGTATCCCGGGGCAAATATGAAATTATTTTGGTTGGAGATGAACATAAAATCCGAAAGGAGTTGTCCAGGTTTTCTATTAAAAATTTATCTATAAGCATTTATCATGCGTCTGAAGTCATTGAGATGGAAGAATCGCCAACCAAAGCATTGAAGCAAAAGAAAGATGCCTCAATGGTGGTTGCATCGAATCTGCTTAAAAAGGGAATGGCAGATGCTGTAGTAAGCGCAGGTAACACCGGAGCTTTCATGGCAACTTCCCTTTTGACCCTTGGACGGTTGCCAGGTGTACTAAGGCCTGGACTGGGATCATTTATACCAAATGAGGAAGGCGTTTGTGTGGTGATAGATGTTGGAGCAAATTCAGATTGTAAACCAATAAATATGCTACAGTTTGCGACGATGGGTTCCATTTATATGAAATATATATTCGATATTCAAAATCCGAAAGTTGGCTTATTAAGTATCGGTGAGGAGGAGTCTAAAGGAAATGAATTGGTTCGGGCTGCACACAAACTATTGAAAAGCAGCAGCTTGAATTTTATTGGCAATATGGAAGGCAGAGATATTCTTAAAGGAACTGCAGAAGTTGTGGTTTGTGATGGATTTGTTGGGAATATTGTTTTGAAGTTTGCGGAAAGCATAATTGGTATGTTTACAAGAACTCTAAAGAAAAGCGTTGGACGTAATATACCTGCAAATTTAGGCGCCATCTTAATGAAACCCGCTTTTAGAAAGTTGAGCCAATTGATGGATTACCAAGAATATGGTGGAGTGCCTCTTTTAGGTCTAAACGGCATTTGTATCGTTTGTCATGGTCGATCAACCCCAAAGGCAATTCGTAATGCGATCCGTGAAGCGAGAAAGATGTTTACTTTAAACCTGAATAAAAAGTTACAAGATGCTCTGGGAGAAAACACACTACAAGAGGTTGGAATTGAGTTTACCTAAGATATTTGCGGAAATAGCAGGTACAGGCGCATCTGTGCCTGAAAGAGTCCTAACAAATAAAGAACTTTCTGAAATGGTTGATACTTCTGATGAATGGATTCAATCTAGAACGGGAATCCAGGAAAGACGAATTGCCGACAACGGACAATTACCTTCAGATTTGGCCATGGAAGCTTCAAAGATTGCACTCAAGAATTCTGGCATTTCGCCGGAAGATTTAGATTTGATAATCGTGGGAACAGTAACACCGGATATGATCTTCCCATCCACTGGCTGTTTTTTGCAACAAAAGCTTGGTGCAAAAAACGCAGCTGCATTCGATATTAGCGCAGCATGTACGGGATTTATTTATGGTCTTTCCATTGCAGATGGAATGATATCCTCAGGGAAATATGAAAATATACTCGTAGTTGGTGTTGAGATATTATCAAGAATAATAAATTGGGAAGATCGTGATACATGTATCCTTTTTGGTGATGGAGCAGGCGCTGTGGTTGTCCGGAAAGCTGCTGGAGATCGCAGAATAATAAATACGTATATTAAAAGCGATGGTAATTTAAGTCATCTATTGAATGTGGAAGGTGGCGGCTCACTTTATCCTTCTCAAAAATTTAATGAACATCCCGAAAAGTTTTATATTAGAATGGAAGGCCGGGAAGTATTTCGCCATGCTGTGAGTTGCATGGGAGATGCAGCCACAAGACTAATTGAGGAAAATGGTTTTTCCGTTGATGAGATAAAATTGGTTATTCCGCATCAAGCCAATATTAGAATCATTGATGCGATTGCTAAACGCCTATCAGTTCCAAAAGAAAGGGTTTATATTAATGTGAATCGGTTTGGGAATACATCTTCTGCTTCGATTCCGATTGCATTGCATGAGGCCTATGAGAACGGGCAGATAAAAGAAAATGATATTGTTTTATTGGTAGCCTTTGGTGGTGGTTTTACCTGGGGTTCTGCTTTAATTGAATTTTAAGAGATTATGGATTCAGGTTTTTTATTTCCAGGGCAAGGTTCTCAATATGTTGGTATGGGAAATGATTTTTATAATGAATTTTCCTGCGCGAAAGAAATATATCAGGAAGCATCTGATATCCTGGAATTTGATCTGGCGAAAATCTCGTTTGAAGGTCCGGAGGATGAGCTTAGGCAAACTCGCATAACACAGCCAGCGATTTTTACCAATAGTTACTTGGTTTTTAAGCTCATTATAGATTTTGGTATAGAGCCTGGTGTCGTTGCTGGCCATAGTCTTGGTGAATATTCCGCCTTAGTAGCATGTGGAGCGATATCATTTACTGATGGCCTAAGAGTAGTGAAGCTTCGTGGCGAATTAATGCAAAATGCAGACGAAATGGAGCCTGGTACTATGGCTGCAATTATTGGATTGTCCGCCGAACAAGTTGACAAAATTTGTAAAGAAGCATCTCAGATGGGGGTTGTTGTTCCGGCAAATTATAATTCTCCGGAACAAATTGTGATTTCCGGATCTATGGCCGGTGTTAAGAAGGCAATGGAATTGGCGCAGGATTCCGGGGCAAAACGTGCGTTGGAATTAATGGTCAGTGCTGCATTTCATTCACCCTTGATGTCTCCTACTACGCAAGAAATGACAAATGCATTACAAGAACTTCAGATCAATAAACCGGATTGTCCAATCGTTCCTAATGTAACAGCAAAACCCACAAACTCGCCTGAAGAAATCAGATTGCTATTAATTAAGCAATTAACACACCCGGTGCGATGGGTGGAATCCGTTCAAAATATGATTTTGCTGAGTGGTTCGGAATTTTACGAAGTTGGACCAGGTAAAGTCCTAACCGGTTTACTGCGTAGAATAGATCGATCTTGTTCTTGTACTCCGGTTGGAAAAGCTGAAGATTTGGAAAGACTAAAAGAAAAGCAAGCAGTCTAATAAAATGAGAGTTAATCTTGGGAGATCATCTAATGACACGGTTGCAAAATAGAGTTGCCATAGTTACAGGATCTGCTCGTGGAATTGGTAAAGTCATTGTTGATCGACTTGCTGCGGAAGGGGCCATTACAATCATATCTGACGTTAGTGTTGAAGCTGGTGAAGACGCTGTAAATCAGCTGGTTTCGAATGGAGTGAATGCCATTTTCATCCCATGTGACGTTTCAAATGTTGAAGATTCAAACAATCTTGTAGCAAAAACGATGGAGAAATTCGGAAGAATTGATATTTTGGTAAATAACGCCGGTATCAGGCGCGATGCTTTACTTGTAAGAATGAAAGATGATGATTGGGATTTGGTACTCAATATCAACTTGAAAGGTGCTTTCAACTGTTCCCGAGCTGTAGCAAAAACCATGATGAAGCAGAAAGAAGGAAGGATCATAAACATTTCTTCTGTAGTCGGTCTAATGGGCAATGCAGGCCAGGTAAATTACTCCGCGTCAAAGGCCGGACTTTTTGGATTAACCAAATCTGTGGCAAAAGAATTGGGCCTTAGAAATATTACGGTGAATGCAATTGCACCGGGTTATATTGATACTGAAATGACCAGGGAGCTTTCGGACAAAGTGAAAGAAGAATATTTACAGCACATCCCGCTTCGTGATTTTGGACAGCCCGAAGATGTTGCAAATTTAGTATTATTTCTTGCTTCTGATGAAGCTCGGTATATTACAGGGGAAATTATTCGTGTAGATGGCGGATTAAGTATGTAAATTAGTTCGTAAATAAGGATTAAGTTAAAACCATAAATTAACGGAGGAAGTAAAATGTCAGTTCAAGATCAAGTGAAAGAGATCATAGTAGATAAATTAGGAGTAGATCCTAGTCAAGTAACCTCTGAAGCCAGTTTTATAGATGATTTGGGTGCGGATTCTTTGGATACTGTTGAGTTAGTGATGGAATTTGAAGAGCAATTTGGAATCGAAATTCCGGATGAAGATGCTGAAAAAATTACGACGGTTGGTAGTGCTGTAGAATATTTGGAAGGTAAAACTTCAAAATAATTCTGCAAAAGACATTAGTTTGTTTAACAAGATGTGTCATAAGGAGAGGGAATGGATCGAAGAGTAGTGGTCACTGGTATGGGATCTGTAACACCTGTTGGTTTAAATAACGACGAGTTGTGGCAATCATTAATCAAAGGTGTTAGTGGTATTTTCCCTATCTCCAAATTTGATACCGAAAACCATACGACAAAATTTGCGGGGGAAATAAAGAACTTTGATATATTGGATTTTATCGATGACCGAAAGTTAGCCAGGAGACTGGATGATTTCACTAAATATGCGGTGGCATCAGCCTCAATGGCAATTCAGGATTCCGGGTTAGACTTAGAGAAAGAAGATCGCAATAGAATCGGTGTTATTTCTGGGTCAGGAATCGGTGGATTGTCGACCTTTGAACGAGAATTTAGAAAATTGATTGAAAGTGGTCCACGGCGAGTGAGTCCATTTTTTATTCCGATGATGATATCAGATATTGCTCCCGGGCAAATCTCGATCATGTATGGTTTAAAAGGTCCAAATTACTCTACGACTTCTGCTTGTGCCACAAGCGCCCATGCAATTGCTAGTGCTCTTCGGACAATTCAATTTGGCGAAGCTGATGTGATGATTACAGGGGGAAGTGAAGCATCGGTCACTTCTATGGGGATAGCAGGTTTTAATAATATGAAAGCTTTGTCTGAACGAAATGACGATCCCCAGGGAGCAAGCCGGCCCTTTGACGCAGAAAGAGATGGCTTTGTATTAGCGGAGGGAGGCGGCATTTTAGTTTTAGAAGAACTTGGTCGGGCGAAAGCGCGGGGGGCGAAAATCTATGCTGAATTATGCGGTATTGGTAACACTGCTGACGCATATCATATTACTGCTCCTGATGAAACAGGCGATGGCGCTACTCGAGCAATGCAATTGGCATTAAAAGATGCCGGTCTTGGAATCCATGATGTCGATTATATCAATGCTCATGGTACCTCTACTCTTTACAATGACAAAATAGAAACGATGGCCATTAAAAAAGTTTTCGGAGATCATGCCTATAATTTAGCCATTAGCTCCACTAAATCTATGATGGGACATATGTTAGGGGCTGCTGGTTCTGTTGAAGCAATTATATGTATTATGGCTATTCAGAATAGCATAGTTCCCCCAACAATTAACTATACCACTCCGGATCCTGAATGTAATCTAAATTATACCGCAAATAAAGCGGTTGAGCGAGAAATAAATTTGGCTTTAACGAACTCCTTTGGCTTTGGCGGCCATAATGTTTGTATGGCAATAAAATCATATAAGGATTAATTAAGGCACTTCTTAGAATCTTTGTCTAATGAAGTTTTTTCAATGGATTAGAAGGCTTTTAAAAAGTAACAAAGGCCTAAATTTAAATCAAGGATCTCTTAAGGAACTTGAAAAAAAATGCAATTATCGTTTTAAAGATTTAAAATGGTTGCAGCTTGCATTAGTTCATCGTTCTTATTTGAACATTTCAGGGGGTAAACATTATGATACGTTTGAGAGATTAGAATTCCTTGGTGATGCAATTTTAGGTTTGTTGGTCACCGAATATCTTTTTCACAATTATCCACTCAAAAGTGAAG
This genomic window from candidate division KSB1 bacterium contains:
- the fabF gene encoding beta-ketoacyl-ACP synthase II, with translation MDRRVVVTGMGSVTPVGLNNDELWQSLIKGVSGIFPISKFDTENHTTKFAGEIKNFDILDFIDDRKLARRLDDFTKYAVASASMAIQDSGLDLEKEDRNRIGVISGSGIGGLSTFEREFRKLIESGPRRVSPFFIPMMISDIAPGQISIMYGLKGPNYSTTSACATSAHAIASALRTIQFGEADVMITGGSEASVTSMGIAGFNNMKALSERNDDPQGASRPFDAERDGFVLAEGGGILVLEELGRAKARGAKIYAELCGIGNTADAYHITAPDETGDGATRAMQLALKDAGLGIHDVDYINAHGTSTLYNDKIETMAIKKVFGDHAYNLAISSTKSMMGHMLGAAGSVEAIICIMAIQNSIVPPTINYTTPDPECNLNYTANKAVEREINLALTNSFGFGGHNVCMAIKSYKD
- a CDS encoding ketoacyl-ACP synthase III — translated: MLWEKTHYKRLELSLPKIFAEIAGTGASVPERVLTNKELSEMVDTSDEWIQSRTGIQERRIADNGQLPSDLAMEASKIALKNSGISPEDLDLIIVGTVTPDMIFPSTGCFLQQKLGAKNAAAFDISAACTGFIYGLSIADGMISSGKYENILVVGVEILSRIINWEDRDTCILFGDGAGAVVVRKAAGDRRIINTYIKSDGNLSHLLNVEGGGSLYPSQKFNEHPEKFYIRMEGREVFRHAVSCMGDAATRLIEENGFSVDEIKLVIPHQANIRIIDAIAKRLSVPKERVYINVNRFGNTSSASIPIALHEAYENGQIKENDIVLLVAFGGGFTWGSALIEF
- the fabG gene encoding 3-oxoacyl-[acyl-carrier-protein] reductase, translating into MTRLQNRVAIVTGSARGIGKVIVDRLAAEGAITIISDVSVEAGEDAVNQLVSNGVNAIFIPCDVSNVEDSNNLVAKTMEKFGRIDILVNNAGIRRDALLVRMKDDDWDLVLNINLKGAFNCSRAVAKTMMKQKEGRIINISSVVGLMGNAGQVNYSASKAGLFGLTKSVAKELGLRNITVNAIAPGYIDTEMTRELSDKVKEEYLQHIPLRDFGQPEDVANLVLFLASDEARYITGEIIRVDGGLSM
- the fabD gene encoding ACP S-malonyltransferase is translated as MDSGFLFPGQGSQYVGMGNDFYNEFSCAKEIYQEASDILEFDLAKISFEGPEDELRQTRITQPAIFTNSYLVFKLIIDFGIEPGVVAGHSLGEYSALVACGAISFTDGLRVVKLRGELMQNADEMEPGTMAAIIGLSAEQVDKICKEASQMGVVVPANYNSPEQIVISGSMAGVKKAMELAQDSGAKRALELMVSAAFHSPLMSPTTQEMTNALQELQINKPDCPIVPNVTAKPTNSPEEIRLLLIKQLTHPVRWVESVQNMILLSGSEFYEVGPGKVLTGLLRRIDRSCSCTPVGKAEDLERLKEKQAV
- the rpmF gene encoding 50S ribosomal protein L32 codes for the protein MANPKRKISRTRRDKRRTHWKLKAPATSNCSQCHQPKLPHRVCPHCGYYAGRMVYPPKE
- the plsX gene encoding phosphate acyltransferase PlsX, yielding MKIAVDAMGGDFAPEATVDGAIQAARVSRGKYEIILVGDEHKIRKELSRFSIKNLSISIYHASEVIEMEESPTKALKQKKDASMVVASNLLKKGMADAVVSAGNTGAFMATSLLTLGRLPGVLRPGLGSFIPNEEGVCVVIDVGANSDCKPINMLQFATMGSIYMKYIFDIQNPKVGLLSIGEEESKGNELVRAAHKLLKSSSLNFIGNMEGRDILKGTAEVVVCDGFVGNIVLKFAESIIGMFTRTLKKSVGRNIPANLGAILMKPAFRKLSQLMDYQEYGGVPLLGLNGICIVCHGRSTPKAIRNAIREARKMFTLNLNKKLQDALGENTLQEVGIEFT
- a CDS encoding acyl carrier protein, which encodes MSVQDQVKEIIVDKLGVDPSQVTSEASFIDDLGADSLDTVELVMEFEEQFGIEIPDEDAEKITTVGSAVEYLEGKTSK